TCCCCAACTCCCCTGGACTTACCGTGCTGGTCCCACGCCGACCTTTGACCTCGGATATATTCAGATTAGAAAAAACGGATTATGAAGGATTGGTGCTGGCGACTAAGAAGGTGTCCCGACTCCTGGAGGAGGGGTTGGGTGCCTCGGGGGTGGGGCTTATTTTCGAGGGTTTTGAGATTGACTATGCACATGCCAAGTTGATGCCACTGTTTTCACCTCCGTCATCAGTGGAAGGAGGTGACCTCACTGAACCCAGAACGCCCCGGTTCTACCCGACCTACCCCGGGTACGTGAGCTCAGAGGACGGACCTGAAGCCAGCCTGGAAGCTCTGAAGGAGATACACAGCAAAATGACTCAGGTGTAAAATGATTCCCACTCATTTACCCCCCCAAGGAGATCCCTTTAATTTCAATCTGCACCGAACTGCACACACAGATATCAGGTCCCTagatatgccagattttttttcagcaagatttatatatattattctctgggaaatcagtaaaaatgtaaatccaCTCCTGACCCATGAAACAACGTCTCATTAAAAAActgttcagttgttgttgtgtatttttttcttgaaagaaacaaacaaagggtGAAAACTTAACCTTCTCGGTGGAGGCAAAAATAAGTTTCAAAATATAGATCACAAAGACAATTCTAAACTTCAAATCTTTTTAAAACAACGAGTGCAGCGAGTTTTTAATCAGAATAAACTGGATGTATATCTGTGTTCTGTACCTATTAaagtgtgttgtgtatttatgaTGTGGACCAATAACACAATGTGGCCGCTCATTACATTCCTGCTAATTGGTCTCACAGTGTGTTTCCCATGATGAGGCTTAATAAAGGACTAATTGCTTAATCAGTGCTCTGTGCTGCAGCCACCGCTCCGGGCCGTCATTAACGTGATGAGGTGAAATAGGTGCAAATCTTTATTTGCTCTCTTGGAATATTCACTTAAACCAGAGACCTCATCTACTTTCATTATTCTCAGTTATCTTTGAAAACTGTTTTCTTAAACTTCTCCAATAATGTTCTGTGAACCAGCTGCTGGTTTCAGGTGGAGACCACAATGAGAACTCTTCCACGACATTTAAAACCGAAACGTTTTCCTTTACGTTTATGAATGTTTCGCTTTTGGAAATGTTTCATATGGTTGTTAGAGTTAAACACTAGTTAAGAAAGAATCTTTTACTCGTATACGTTTATATACGTTTATAACCACGGAAGTTTCAAGTGCATTTAAAGTTTTAAGGCAGGGAAAGAATTTCACAGACAAAAAGATTACAAAAccataaaatgatttattttcaaatggtTATTTTACTTCACACATTATTCTCACAGTTTCTACTTTGTAGTTAAAACATTTGGATTCTGGAAAATCTGCAAAAATGAGAGGAGGAAACGCAGCAAACAAATATGTGTTGAATCCATCAAATATGTGTTGAATCCATCTTTAACTAGTTTTACAATGTTATGCAActtatgtgtttaaatatattcCACGAACATTTACTTCCACTGTAAATGATAAATTAATGATGTAATATTCTGGAAACTGACCAGAAAGAGTAAGTTTGAACCAGATGTTGTAGAGACAGCGTTTTGGTTTTGTCCAGCTGTCCAGCTGTCATTTACTTGTGATTGGTGACTTGATTCCTACACCCTGACCTCCTCGGGCTTCTCGGACAGACTCCGCCCGCAGCACTTGATCTCCTTCAGCTCCATCTTGGTGATGTAGAGGAGAGGCTCCAGGCTGCTGCTCAGGTCCATGAGGGCGAACACGCTGGTGCTGATCTGGCAGCGGTACTGCACCAGCGTGTAGTAGGCCACGAAGGGCATGAGCGCCACGGGGGGCAGGTAGTTGACCACGATGATGACCAGGATGTTCAGCACGGTCTTGAAGGCCCTCTTCTTCACCGGGTGCATCACCTCCTTGCCCGCCACGGAGCGCCGCAGCACCCAGATGATGGAGATGTTGCAGAAGACCATGACCGCGAAGGCGAAGAGGATGACCCCGCTGAAGATGCCGCTGGCCTTCACCACATCCAGGAGGCTTTTGGCGACGCCGTACGCCAGCGTGAAGCCCCACACGACCACGGAGATGCCGATGCGCATCTTGTTGTCCCGGATGCTGGTGAAGAGCACCGGGTGGACCACCGCGATGTAGCGGTCCAGGCAGATACACACCTGGGGGAGCAGAACAGTGAAGGAGTGGGGCGTGACTGTTGGTTCTATTTCTACCTGTTTCAGTTTCAGTGACTTTCATCTAAATGAGTGGAGaagaatttaaaatgaatacTAAACTAGAGAAAGTGCAGTTTATTATAAGAATAATCTTTCAGAGGCAATTCTGGTATTTTTCAATCTGGGCCCTGAGTGTGTGACTGAATGTTTCAGATTCAGTTCGGTAGTtcgtctccatggcaacagtggCTTAGAACCATtaatttacaaacacacattaaataaacatagGGCCCAGGCAGAAAATACTGGAattctattttaatttatttggaAATATCCATACGTGAAATTcattactttttcttttattaaaatattgaatggAAGGGAGATAAACAGATGAATTACAtaatttctcattaaattatgaatattattattattaatttacttaTTTCCCCTGGAAACAAGGTCCTGAAATACCTTGATGAGATTTCTATTTAACAAAAGAATAAATCTAAAAAGATGAGATTCATATTCAATTCAGAGACACTTATATAAGCTGTGAGTTTTAAGAGCTTTATTAAATCTAAAATAGCAATAGAAATGGATGTTgtacatgaataaatatatacactCATGCCTTCTCTATAAACTCTGAAATATTGGGAACAATTACTCACCAAAAAGAGCGGCGCTATATCTTTGACCCCGTACGTGAATCTCAGAAAGTACCAGAAGTTGCTGTCCCCCAGCAGCAGGCGGTTGATCATGTCCACGGGGGTCATCAGGCAGAAGAAGGCGTCCAGCACGGCCAGGTTGAAGATGAACGTGTCCGAGGTGGAGGCGTCGCTCTTCTTGGAGATGATCTGCCAGATGACCAGGATGTTACAGGGCGTCCCCACGAACAGGTTCAGAATCTTCACCACGAAGTAGAAGACGTAGCCGTAAGGAGCCACTGAGCACATGTGGTACTGGTACCATGGAGGAGGCCCAGCGGGGGGGCCGGGGGTGGTGGAGTTGACGGAGAAGTTGCTGGTGGGACTCCACGTGGAGTTGAACATTGTCGGTGGATGCAGGGAGATTAGGCTGGAAGGAAAAGACAGAAGATGGAATAATATTTCTGAGCCTTGCCGTCAGAAATGTGATTTCATCTTCTCACCTCAACAGGGTTTACGGGGTCCTGCAGTCCGACGAGCTGCACCATGTGGGGACCTTCTGCATGTGGCACCACCTCATCAGGACCAGTGGCTTTtaaaggacccccccccccactgggacCAGGGCCCCTTTCGGATCGGACCAGTCTGAGCGTTAACAGGTATCAATATTGTGCCTGACCTGAACTACGATTGGACAGTTGTGTTAAACAGAGCCGCTCAGACGTCTTCAGTGATTGGACGGTTTCAGTTGGCATCTCTCCCGTGTAGAAGTAGAAGTTAAAGATGCCACTTGGGTAAATGTTAGTGACTTAATTGCCTCGGTCTCTGAGTAAATGAAAGAAGGTCTTTGCCTGCAGGACGTCAGTAATTGCCAAACAACCTTCCTGCAGAACATAAGCAGTAATTGCTTTTGTGCAAAGACTGGAAACGTGTCTCTTGTGCACAAAGTTGTTTTCTGAGTTGCTGAGTTACAAAGACATTAATCGTAAATTTACATTTTCCCTTTTATTATTTACGCTAAATGCCAGAGTGTAAAAGAGTTAGCTGATCCCAGGTCTGATCCTGTGGGTGCTCTATCTGCAGCAGCCCTGCAGCCGAGCACTGATGCAACTGTTCAGTAAACAGCTGATGCAAGGTAAGACCAGTGAACATGAGAAATCGAATGCAAGGTGTTACTAACGGGCCCCGGCTGCGTTCAGGGTGGAGAGAGAATAGGCCTGAGGGGGTgcgtaaaaacacattttaaaaacacattttaaaaacacattttaaaaacacattttaaaaacacattttaca
The sequence above is a segment of the Limanda limanda chromosome 2, fLimLim1.1, whole genome shotgun sequence genome. Coding sequences within it:
- the LOC132996729 gene encoding hydroxycarboxylic acid receptor 2-like → MFNSTWSPTSNFSVNSTTPGPPAGPPPWYQYHMCSVAPYGYVFYFVVKILNLFVGTPCNILVIWQIISKKSDASTSDTFIFNLAVLDAFFCLMTPVDMINRLLLGDSNFWYFLRFTYGVKDIAPLFLVCICLDRYIAVVHPVLFTSIRDNKMRIGISVVVWGFTLAYGVAKSLLDVVKASGIFSGVILFAFAVMVFCNISIIWVLRRSVAGKEVMHPVKKRAFKTVLNILVIIVVNYLPPVALMPFVAYYTLVQYRCQISTSVFALMDLSSSLEPLLYITKMELKEIKCCGRSLSEKPEEVRV